One genomic segment of Candidatus Anaeroferrophillus wilburensis includes these proteins:
- the cobD gene encoding cobalamin biosynthesis protein CobD yields the protein MFFTLSPFLLVLMVAADLLAGERALPFPHPVVLVGRLIETLEHHLYPREKQPQLHRWMGVLLVLVVCVATFLATVVLLKTATFLSPLIGMIITVFIGYTTLASTGLARAAANVLRTLDLEGEQEARKALAMIVGRDTANLDRRQMLQAVVETVAENISDGIVAPLIYLIVGGVPLAMTYKAINTMDSMIGYRNERYACFGTAAARLDDLANFIPARLTGLLIVAAGWCLGYEWRAGWRTMRRDHGVHHSPNSGYPEAAMAGILGIRLGGPSSYFGSLIDKASFGEAINEISGQQVQMAISILYGCTVMMTMIGVVVLW from the coding sequence ATGTTTTTCACTCTTTCACCTTTTCTGCTGGTGCTGATGGTTGCTGCCGACCTGCTGGCTGGAGAACGTGCTCTGCCTTTTCCCCACCCGGTCGTCCTTGTAGGCCGCCTGATAGAGACCCTCGAACACCATCTCTATCCCCGGGAAAAACAGCCGCAGCTTCACCGGTGGATGGGTGTTTTGCTGGTTTTGGTGGTCTGTGTAGCGACGTTTCTGGCAACTGTCGTCCTACTCAAGACAGCAACTTTTCTTTCCCCTCTCATTGGCATGATAATCACCGTATTTATAGGCTATACGACCCTTGCCAGTACCGGCCTTGCCAGAGCGGCAGCCAATGTTCTGCGAACCTTGGATCTGGAGGGGGAGCAGGAAGCCAGAAAAGCTTTGGCAATGATTGTCGGCCGGGATACGGCGAACCTTGACCGCCGGCAGATGCTCCAGGCGGTGGTGGAAACGGTAGCTGAAAATATCAGTGACGGGATTGTAGCTCCCCTGATCTACCTGATCGTCGGTGGAGTTCCCCTGGCCATGACTTATAAAGCGATCAACACAATGGATTCCATGATTGGCTACCGCAACGAGCGGTATGCCTGCTTTGGAACCGCTGCCGCCCGGCTTGATGACCTGGCGAATTTTATTCCGGCCCGGCTGACCGGGCTGCTGATTGTTGCGGCCGGCTGGTGTCTTGGTTATGAGTGGCGGGCCGGCTGGCGGACCATGAGGCGTGATCATGGCGTCCACCACAGCCCCAACAGCGGTTATCCGGAGGCTGCCATGGCAGGAATACTGGGCATCAGATTGGGCGGCCCCAGCTCTTATTTTGGTTCGCTCATTGATAAAGCATCGTTCGGAGAAGCAATAAACGAGATCTCTGGACAACAGGTGCAGATGGCCATCAGCATTCTCTACGGCTGTACCGTGATGATGACGATGATTGGGGTGGTGGTCTTATGGTAG
- a CDS encoding threonine-phosphate decarboxylase: MGLPVEAFIDFSANINPLGMPVTALAALQEGIRHLQHYPESYAESLVEEIAATIGLPSAAVLAGNGSTELIYLLVRVLQPARTLIVAPAFTEYQRSVAVHGGTVKFFYTDSRDDFALQPERLREALLSSPDLLFIGNPNNPTGAYLPVADMRPIVETARDQGVVCVIDEAFVDFVDNSVSADQLVQEFDNLIILRSLTKIFSLAGLRCGYLLACPDLVTRLRCHQEPWNVNSLAVAAAKAALADEPFRQRTRRLIDKERSYLTRQLATLAFFHPFPSTTNYLLIRVDPHIKTQALADFLLHNHHLLVRTCNDFAGLDDTFIRVAVKNRADNEVLVQGCEEFAARQKT; this comes from the coding sequence ATGGGCCTCCCGGTTGAGGCGTTCATCGATTTTTCCGCCAACATCAATCCACTGGGGATGCCGGTCACGGCATTGGCAGCGCTGCAGGAAGGTATCCGACATCTGCAGCACTACCCAGAAAGCTATGCTGAGTCCCTGGTTGAGGAGATTGCTGCCACGATCGGCCTGCCGTCGGCGGCTGTTCTGGCCGGCAACGGTTCAACGGAGCTGATCTATCTTTTGGTAAGAGTGCTGCAACCGGCCAGAACGCTCATTGTCGCGCCGGCATTTACCGAGTACCAGCGATCGGTGGCTGTCCATGGCGGGACAGTGAAGTTCTTTTATACTGACTCCCGGGATGATTTTGCCCTGCAGCCGGAACGCCTGCGGGAAGCCTTGCTGTCTAGCCCCGACCTGCTTTTTATCGGCAACCCCAACAATCCCACCGGGGCTTATCTACCGGTGGCCGACATGCGACCGATTGTTGAAACTGCCCGCGATCAGGGAGTTGTCTGCGTCATCGATGAGGCCTTTGTGGATTTTGTTGATAACTCGGTATCGGCAGACCAGTTGGTGCAGGAGTTTGACAATCTGATTATCCTCCGATCGCTGACCAAGATATTCAGTTTGGCCGGCCTGCGCTGCGGCTATCTGCTGGCCTGCCCTGATCTGGTAACCAGGCTGCGTTGCCATCAGGAGCCTTGGAATGTCAACAGTCTGGCGGTGGCGGCGGCAAAAGCGGCGCTTGCCGATGAACCGTTTCGCCAGCGGACCCGCCGGTTGATCGACAAGGAACGGAGCTATCTCACCAGGCAGCTGGCAACCCTGGCTTTTTTCCATCCTTTTCCTTCAACGACCAATTATCTGCTGATTCGGGTTGACCCGCACATCAAGACACAGGCCCTGGCTGATTTTCTTCTGCACAACCATCATCTGCTGGTGCGGACATGCAACGATTTTGCCGGTCTGGACGACACGTTCATCAGGGTTGCGGTCAAAAACCGGGCCGATAATGAGGTCTTGGTGCAGGGATGTGAAGAGTTTGCTGCCCGGCAAAAAACCTAG